One segment of Salvia splendens isolate huo1 chromosome 20, SspV2, whole genome shotgun sequence DNA contains the following:
- the LOC121780704 gene encoding uncharacterized protein LOC121780704: protein MMKIIDRSYMLFLSCLFSSFSLLLIPGLADTLATSNSSDQKDSSKKSSGGSTWLEVLLICLGLVAVGAFSVFLFKLWQRKKREEQHARLLRLFEQDDELEVELGIRD, encoded by the exons ATGATGAAGATCATAGATCGGAGCTATATGCTGTTTCTCTCATGTTTATTCTCCTCCTTCTCACTTTTGCTTATTCCAG GATTGGCGGACACCTTGGCCACATCCAATTCTTCCGACCAGAAGGATTCAAGCAAGAAGTCGTCTGGAGGTTCCACGTGGCTGGAAGTCCTCCTCATATGCCTCGGTCTTGTAGCCGTAGGGGCGTTTTCTGTCTTCTTATTCAAGCTGTGGCAAAGAAAGAAGCGGGAGGAGCAACACGCTCGCCTCCTGAGGCTCTTTGAGCAGGATGACGAGCTTGAAGTCGAACTTGGCATCCGGGATTGA
- the LOC121780730 gene encoding elongation factor 1-gamma-like, giving the protein MSLVLHSVANKNANKTLIVSEFNGVKVELAKDFQMGVTNKTPEFIKMNPIGKIPVLETPDGPIFESNAIARYVARLNPDNLFGSSSIEYGQIEQWIDFSTNEIDAHIAAWHYPRLGIRTHLPPAEEAAIASLKRGLTALNTHLASNTYLVGHGVTLADIITVCILANGIKAILIKSFTSEFPHVERYFWTLVNQPKFKKVLGDIEQAKSVPPVSTKKHGQPKEAAKPKPEPKKEAKKEEPKAVVEEEEAPKPKAKNPLDLLPPSKMVLDDWKRLYSNTKTNFREVAIKGFWDMYDPEGYSLWFCDYKYNDENMVSFVTMNKVGGFLQRMDLARKYAFGKMLIIGAEPPFKVKGLWLFRGPEIPQFVMDECYDMELFEWRKVDISDEAQKERVSQMIEDAEPFEGEPLLDAKCFK; this is encoded by the exons ATGTCTCTG GTTTTGCATTCAGTAGCAAACAAAAATGCAAACAAGACACTTATTGTGTCTGAGTTCAATGGTGTAAAGGTTGAATTAGCTAAAGATTTTCAGATGGGTGTCACAAATAAGACACCAGAATTCATCAAGATGAATCCCATTGGAAAG ATTCCTGTTCTTGAAACACCTGATGGCCCGATATTTGAGAGCAATGCTATTGCACGCTATG TGGCTCGGTTAAACCCCGACAACCTGTTTGGCTCTTCATCTATTGAATAC GGTCAAATTGAGCAATGGATTGATTTTTCTACTAATGAGATTGATGCTCATATAGCAGCCTGGCACTACCCCAGACTTGGTATCCGTACACATCTTCCTCCG GCCGAGGAGGCTGCCATTGCTTCTCTGAAGAGAGGCTTGACAGCTTTGAACACCCATCTTGCATCTAACACCTACTTGGTTGGACATGGTGTCACTCTTGCTGATATCATCACAGTGTGTATTCTGGCTAATGGAATCAAGGCAATCTTGATAAAGAGCTTCACCTCAGAGTTCCCACATGTTGAGAGGTACTTTTGGACCTTGGTTAACCAGCCAAAGTTCAAGAAAGTGTTGGGTGACATCGAACAAGCCAAATCTGTTCCACCTGTTTCAACCAAGAAACATGGACAGCCCAAAGAAGCTGCGAAACCTAAGCCAGAACCAAAGAAGGAGGCCAAGAAAGAAGAACCCAAGGCTGTAGTGGAGGAAGAAGAAGCACCTAAGCCAAAGGCGAAAAATCCTTTGGATCTCTTACCTCCTAGTAAGATGGTTCTTGATGACTGGAAGAGACTCTACTCTAATACGAAAACCAACTTCCGTGAGGTTGCCATCAAAG GTTTCTGGGACATGTACGACCCAGAAGGATACTCCCTTTGGTTCTGTGACTACAAATACAATGATGAAAACATGGTATCTTTCGTCACCATGAACAAAGTGGGAGGTTTTCTGCAGCGTATGGACTTGGCCAGGAAGTATGCTTTTGGAAAGATGTTGATCATTGGTGCAGAGCCTCCGTTTAAGGTGAAGGGTTTGTGGCTGTTCCGGGGGCCTGAGATTCCTCAGTTTGTTATGGATGAGTGCTACGACATGGAGCTTTTCGAGTGGAGGAAGGTTGACATCAGCGACGAGGCACAGAAGGAGCGCGTGAGCCAGATGATTGAAGATGCTGAGCCATTCGAGGGGGAGCCTTTGTTGGATGCCAAGTGCTTCAAGTGA